The Chloroflexota bacterium sequence CAACCGAACTCGAGAATCATGATCTGTTTCGCGCTGTCGCCCTTGGCAACCATGATCTTGCGAATGTCTTCGACGTGACGGAACGCATAGATGCGTCCGTTCGGATCGTTGTTGTTGTACGCCGGATTTTTCGCGACATCGTCGGGACTCATTTCCGGCGGCGCTTTGAAACCGGGTGCGTGAACTCCGAGCGCGTCGAAATACCCGTCCGACTTGTTGCCCATCGCGGCATACATCCTTTCGATGTAGAGCGCGTCGGGCATCGCTTCGTCGTCGTTGCGCGATGTGGGCGTCATGCCAGCGGTGACGATGCTCGCGTTGGGGTCAATCGCTTTGATCGTTTGGTACGACAATTTGAGGAGTGCGGCGTATTCGGTTGGGTTGGGCGCGCGCCCGCACCACTCGCGCGAGAGATTCGGTTCGTTCCAGATTTCGTACGCGCGGATGCGCCCTTTGTAACGCGTGACGAACACCTTGAGAAAATCAACCCAGTCTTGATTGTTTTTCGCCGGACCCATCTGTTTCTTTTGGGTGTTGAAACACCCGGGCGCTGCCCATTCGGGCGCGTTGTCCATCCGCGCGAGCATGTCAATCCCTTTGCCATTGGCGAGATAGACCGCGCGATCGGCGTTCTCCCAGTTGAACGCGCCCTTTTTCGCGCCTTCGATATCGCGCCACGAAAAAGTTTGCTTGACCCAGCCAAAGCCCATCTCTTTCGTCAGACCCAAATCGCGGTCGGCGGTTTCGGGTCGCCACCACAAAAATGCTTGCACGCCGTACTCGGGTGAATTCATTTTGATCGGTTTGGCTTGCGGCAGGGCGGGAATCTTGGGCGTCGGTTCAGGCGCTTCGGTCGCGGTTGGTTTTTTCGCGGGCGTGCCCTGGGTCGGCGCTGGCGCGGCTTTGGTTGGCGCGACGGTGACTGCGCGAGTGGTCGTTGTGGTGGCGCGCGCGACGGGCGCGGGTGTGTTGGTCGCTTCCGGCATCAGCGCGGTGAGTCCGCCGTTCTGCCAAACGACCACGCCGGCGATGCCAAGACAACACACCACAAGTCCCACGATGACCAGCGCGATGATTCCACCAACGATCAACTTGCGATTCGTCGGTGGTGGCGCGGGTTCGGGGGTTGGATAGGACGGATTTTCGTACATGCGCTCCTCGTTTGGAAATGTTAAAGTGATTATATCAAACGCGTTGTAGGGGCGCAAATTCTTGGTTTGGCGCGTTGACAATCCCGGTTATCACTTTTATAATCGCGCCAGACATTTCGGTAGGGCAAGTTTCCAACTTGCCATGCCTTGCATGTGCGCCGGTCAAATGCGGCAAGTTGGAAACTTGCCCTACAATATCAGGAGAGCGTATGATTCTCGATACCTTGGTTGTTGGTCCGTTGGGCGTGAATTGCTATCTCATCGGCGACGCGGAAACGCGGCAAGCCATCGTGATTGATCCCGGCGGTAACGCGCGCGATATTCTCAAGGCGATTGAGCGACTCAAGTTACAAGTCACGCTGATCGTCAACACGCACGCCCATTTCGATCACGTGATCGCGTTGAGCGAAATTCGCGTTGCCACGCGCGCGCCGTTTGTGCTTCACGCGGAGGAGGCGCCGGTCTTGGCGCACGCGCAGGCGAGCGCGGCGTTGTTCGGAATGACGGTGCGTCAGCCCGATCCCGCCGACCGATTGTTGGAAGAAGGCGATGACATCCGCGTCGGCTCACTCGCGTTCAAGGTCTTGCACACCCCAGGTCACACGCCGGGCGGATTGTGCTTGTCCGGCGAGCAGTGCGTCATCACCGGCGATACGCTGTTTCAGGGGAGTATCGGGCGCACCGATTTGCCCGGCGGCGATTACGTCACATTGATGCAATCTATTCGCGATAAACTGCTGATGCTGCCGGACGCGACCGTCGTCTATCCGGGGCACGGCGACGCGACGACGATGGGCGAGGAGCGCGCGCTCAATCCCTTCCTGCGTCCGCTGATCACCGGGCAGTGGAACGTATGACGAACGCAAGCGATGTGGCGACACATCGCTATTTTATTTCACACGGCTAATTGGGATAGTTAGGATGATACAATTAATTCGTTCAATCTTGACTAAACAGATTATAAATGCTACAATCCGAGGCGTTCACAAGGAGGCGAACGATGAGCAAAAAAACGGAGGATGGCAGTAGTTCGGCGAAGCGACACTTCGCCGAAGAGGTTGGCTTGATGTTCGACCAGGAGGGGTTGCCGCAGATGGCGGGTCGCATTTGGGGTTGGATGCTGATTTGCGAGTCGCCGCAGGTCTCCCTGCAGGAGCTTGCCGAGGTTCTGAATGCGAGCAAGGGGTCTATTAGCACGATGAGCCGACTGCTGATTCGTGCGGGGGTAATCGAGCGCATCGCGATCCCAGGGCATCGGCGGGATCACGTGCGGCTCAAGAGCGGCGGTTGGACGCATTACGTCGAAGAAAGTATGTTGCGTGTGTCGGCGTATCGCGCGTTGGCGGAACGCGGTCTGGAATTGCTCGAAGGCAAAGATCCCACTGCACGCGCCACTCTGACGGAACTGCGGGATTTATACGCGTTCTTTGAACAAGAAATGCCGGCGTTGATGGATCGGTGGGAGAGAAAGCGCAAAAGCGCACGATAGAAGGTTGGAATGGTTTTCAAGAATTTGATGCGTCGCAAGACACGCACCTTGTTGACGGTGATTGGCATTGCCATCGGCGTCGCAGCAGTGATCGCGTTGGGCGCGTTCGCGGAAGGTTTTATCAACTCGTACGCGACGATTCTCACGTCGAGCGGCGCAGACGTGATCGTCACACAAGGCGACGCCGCCGACATTATCCTTTCAGCAGTGGATGATACGGTGGGACCGCAGGTGAGCGCGTTGCCCGGTGTCAGCAAAATCTCCGGCGTTTTGCTTGGGATGATCACGACGCCGGACGTGCCGTACTTTGTCGTGTTCGGTCTTGCGCCGAACGAGTTTGGCATCGGGCACTACAAGATCATCAACGGCGCGAAGATCGCGGGCGCGCGTCAAGTGTTGCTCGGCAAAGTGGCGGCGAAGAGTTTCAAAAAACAGGTTGGCGATAATTTCAAAATCCAGGGCGTGTCGTTTCGCGTCGTCGGCATTTATGAAACCGGGCAGAACATCGAAGAGATGGGCGCGGTGCTCGCGTTGAAAGAGGCGCAAGAGATTTTCAAAAAGCCGCGCCAGGTCACGTACTATCAACTTCAGGTGCAACGTCCCGAAGCGACCACGCCGGTGATCGCCGAGATCGAACGACGATTCCCAAAGTTGACGGCATCGCGGTCGTCCACTTTTATGGACGACCAGCAAGAAACGCAGATGTTGCGCGCGATGGGCTGGTTCATCGGCTTGCTCGCGATCATTGCGGGCGGTTTGGTGATGATGAACACGATGCTGATGAGCGTCTTTGAGCGCACGCGCGAAATTGGTGTGTTGTGCGCGCTCGGTTGGCGGCGCGGACGCGTGTTGCGGTTGATCTTTGGCGAAGCAATTGTCCTGAGCATCCTAGGAGGCATCCTTGGAGTGGTGCTCGCGATTGCGCTCGTGTACTGGTTGAATCAACTCCCCGCGCTGATTGGATTTCTTGACAACGCGATTACGCCGGCGTTGATCGCGCAAGGCATGGTAACCGCGCTGTTTCTCGGCGTGGTCGGCGGATTGTATCCCGCATGGCGCGCGGCGGGCTTGCAACCGGTCGAAGCGGTGCGCTACGAAGGCGCGGGTAGTTCGGCGAAAACAAAAACTGGGAATTCATTCCTCGGGAATATCGGCGGGATTGCGTTTCGCAATGTGTTTCGTCAACGGACGCGCACCGTGTTGACCGCGCTCGCGATTGGCGTGGGCGTTGGACTCGCGGTGACGCTGGGCGGCATGGCGGAAGGACTCATGGGACAACTGGGCGCGATTGGGAGTCAGAGCGGCGAGTTGACGATCACCGAAGCGAAAGCATCGGACATGTCGCTCGCGGCAATTGACGACAAGGTCGGACGCTGGGCGGCGGGCTTGTCTCCGGTGCAGTACGTGTCGGGCACGTTGATCGGCGTGACCTCGATGCCGGGCACGCCATACTTTCTCGTGTGGGAACTCGATCCGACGAGTTATGCGATTCGGCATTACGCAATCACCGAAGGCGAGCGAATGCGCTTGCCGCGCGAGATGATCATCGGCAAGGTCGCCGCGAAAAATTTGAAAAAGAAAATCGGCGATGCCGTGACGATTTCAGGGAACTCGTTTCGAATCGTGGGGATTTACGAGACCGGCGTTGGCTATGAAGACGGCGCGGGCGTGATCGCCCTGCAAGAAGCGCAACGTATTTTCAAAAAGCCGAACCAGGTGAGTTTCTACTTTGTGAAATTGCGCGACCCCGGTCATGCCGAGGTGGTGAGCCAGCAAATCGAGGCGCGATGGTCCGAGGTGAGCGTATCAAAATCCACCGAGTACGCGGAAAAAACGAACGACATGCAATCGTTCCGCGCGATGTCGAACGCGCTGTCGTTCGTCGCGATTCTGATCGGCGGCGTCGGCATTATGAACGCGATGTTGATGAGCGTGTTCGAACGGACGCGCGAGATCGGCACACTGCGCGCGCTCGGTTGGCGGCGACGACGCGTCGTCGGCATGATCGTGCGTGAATCGCTCTTGCTCAGTTTCTTGAGCGGATTTGCCGGCATCGCGTTCGGCGTGGGCTTGGGCACACTCCTCACGCTCGAACCGACGATGGGCGTGATGCTCAAAGGGGATTACTCGCCCGCGCTGTTGGCGCAAGCGATGGGCGTGGCTTTGGTGCTGGGCGCAGTCGGCGCAATGTATCCGGCGTGGCGCGCGGCGAATCTTTCGCCGATTGAAGCGCTGCGCTATGAATAAAGGAGAATGGCATGTTGTCTTCGGCGTTTGAATTGAAATCGTTTGACCCGCGGAATGCCAGTGATGAAATATATCGCGCGGCAAACGCGTTCAGTAATCGAATGCGCGCGGAAACATTACCGGACGATCCACCGATTCCGTTCGACGAAGCAGTGCGCGGTTGGCGCAACATTCCGGCATTCGTCAACGTTACGGCGTGGGGCGTCACACGCGTAGGAGCGATGCAGTTCGTCGCGACGAGTAACATCGCTTGCTTGATGACGGAAGAGAATCGGCATCTTGCCGAAATGCAAATCGAGGTGTTGCCGGAATTTCGTCGTCAAGGTCTGGCGCGTATTTTACTCGCGCAGATTGCCGAGACCGCGACGCGCGAACGACGGCGCTTGCTCATCGGAACGACGGGCGAACGCATTCCGGCGGGCGAAGTGTTTATGGCGCGACTCGGCGCGCAAAAGGGACTCGAAACGCACACGAACCAACTCAGAATCGCGGAACTGAATCGTGATCTCTTGCGCGAATGGTTGGCGCGCGGCGAGGAGCGCGCGACGGATTTCGATTTGGGATTTTGGGATCGCGCCTATCCAGAATCAGACTTGCAAGCGATTTCCGAGTTGTTGCAAGTGATGAACACCGCGCCGCGCGGTGATTTACAGTTCGAAGATTTCAAGTTCACACCCGAGCATTTACGCCAGATGGAAAAATCGGCGCTCGAGCGCGGCGCGCAACGGTGGACGCTGTACGTGCGTGAACGCGCGACTGCCAAGTTTGCCGGCTTTACTGAAGTCTTTTGGCATCCGAATCGCCCGGAGATTTTACAGCAGGCGGGCACCGGCGTGTTTCCCGAATTTCGCACGCATGGTTTGGGACGCTGGCTGAAAGCGGCGATGTTGGAAAAAGTATTGCGCGAGCGTCCGCAAGTGAAATTCGTTCGGACGGGCAACGCGGATTCAAATGCCGCCATGCTCAAGATCAATAATGAACTCGGCTTCAAGCCATACATTTCGCACGCGATATGGCAAATCGAGACGGCGCGCGCGTTGGAATATCTTCAAGCATCGCGCTAATGCGGGGGTGAAAATGTCAAAGCGAAATGTGTTTATCGGGATCATTCTGTTGATCGTGGTGGTTGGCGCGTTTTTAGCGACGGGCGGGAGCAATCCACTCGCGCCGAAATCAACGCCGACGCCGGTCGCGGCGTTCGACGAACTCGATTACCTGGTCACGGCATCGGGGACGTTGCTGCCGATCAAACGGGCGAACCTGGGTTTCACCGTGCCGGGCAAAATCGTCAAGGTCGAGGTTGCAGAGAACGACGTGGTCAAGCCAGGCGCGGTATTGGCGCGACTCGAAGCGGCGGAACTCGAAGCGGCGGTCGCGGCGGCGCGCGCACAACTCGCGCAATTAAAAGCCGGACCGACGAAAGAAGATATCGCGATCGCGCAGGCGACCTTGGCGAACGCGCAGGCGCAACTTGCCAAGGTGCGCGCGCCGGTCGTAGTGGAAGATGTCGCGATTGCGCGCGCCGCGCTCGAAAGTACGGCAGCCATCATGCGCGACGCGCAATCGCAGTACGACCGCGTGCGAAATGATCCGCAGGTTGGTATGTACCCAGAGAGTCAAAAGTTGCACCTGGCAACCCAGGAGTACCGCATCGCCGAAGCGCGTTACAAGCAAGTGACGAAGGGCGCGATTGCGGAAGATGTGCGGATCGCCGAATCCGCCGTCAATGTCGCGCAAGCGAATATGAATCGCGTCCAAGCCGGCGCGCGCCCGGAAGAAATCGCGGCGGCGCAAGCGCGTCTCGATCAGGCGCTTGCCGCGCTCAACGCGACGATTCTCACCGCGCCGTTCGGCGGTACGATTGCCGCGCTCAATGCGCGCGAGGGCGAAACGGTTGCGCCCGGCGTGTCCGTCATCACGCTCGGCGACTTGAGCGCGTTGCGCCTGGAGACGGACGATTTGAGCGAGACGAGTATCGCGCGCGTGAAAATCGGACAGAGCGTCACGGTGACGTTTGAGGCGCTGTCCGGGAAAAAATTTAATGGGACGGTGTTGAGCATCGCGCCGATTGCATCGGCGAAGCAAGGTGGCACGAATTACACGGTGACGGTTCAGGTGGAAAAGCTCGACCCCGTGTTGCGGTGGGGCATGACCGGGCACGTCGAGATCAACACGCGGTGAGGACGTAAAGCGTGATGCGTAATGCGTGAAAGTTGATCCGCGAATAACACGAATCTTCGCGAATAAAAATTGTCGTGGGGGTTGTCATGGAAAAAGGATTGAATGCTCAGGAACAAACCGCGTTGTCCAAGTCAACCATTCGCAAAGCGGTGGCGGGCTTGGTTGTGATAACGGCATTCCCTGCCGCGATCATGTTCCTTGCGGCAGGACGCCTGGACTGGTGGGAAGCATGGCTTATGATTGGCGTGCTTGCGATCTCGACAATAATGAGTCGGGTGATTATGTTGCGCAAGTATCCCGAACTTGCAATGGAACGCGCGCGCTGGACGGAGAATCGGAACACCAAAGCATGGGACAAACAGCTGATGCCGATCGTCGCGCTGTACGGTCCGGCGTTGATGTGGCTGGTTGCCGGGTTGGACAAACGCTTGAGTGCTTCGCCGCCACTCGCCGTCGAGTTGGAAATTGCGGCGTTCGCTTTGGTGATCCTGGGATACCTGTTCAGCATCTGGGCATTTCTGGAAAACAAATTCTTTTCGGCGGTGGTGCGGATTCAAACGGAGCGCGGGCATACGGTTGTCAACACGGGACCGTATCGCTGGGTGCGTCATCCCGGTTATGCCGGCGGCATCGTCGGTTATTTGATAACGCCGATTGCGTTGGGAACGCTGTGGGTGTTTCTGCCGGCGGTGTTGACCGGCATTGCTGTCATCGCGCGGACGGCGTTGGAAGATCAAACGTTGCAAAACGAGTTAGCGGGTTATCGGGAGTACGCCGCGCGCGTGCGTTATCGTTTGTTGCCGGGCGTATGGTAGAAGATGGAGTAGTTATGGCAGACGCAAAGAAAACCGTGGTCGAAACTAGAGACCTGACAAAAATTTACGGCGATGGCGAGGGCGTCCGCGCGCTTGACGGCGTCAATCTCCAAATTCTCGCGGGCGAATTCGTCGCGGTGATGGGACCGTCGGGCAGTGGCAAGAGTACGCTCCTCAACATTCTCGGCGCGCTGGATCGTCCGACGCGTGGCGTGTGCTTGGTCAACGGGCAAGACCTGGCAAAGGTGCGCGACCTGGATCGCTTTCGTTCCAAGACGGTGGGCTTTGTGTTTCAACTGCACAACTTGATTCCCACGCTCACGTCGGTCGAAAATATCGAAGTGCCACTGCAAGAAGAAAAGATGACCGACCCGGCGCGGCGCGCGCGTGCGTTGCGGTTGCTCGAACTGGTGGGCTTGGCGGATCGCGTTCACTTTTTGCCGAATCAACTGTCCGGCGGACAGCGGCAACGCGTCGCGATTGCGCGCGCGCTCGCGAACCAACCCGCGATCATTCTCGCGGATGAACCGACCGGCAACCTCGATAGCAAAAGCACCGACGAGATCATGGATTTATTGCGCCGGTTGAATCGCGAGCAAGGTACGACCTTTATCGTCGTCACGCACAACCCGGCAGTCGCGCGCGCGGCGGATCGCATCGTCACGGTGCGCGATGGCAAAATTCTGCGCGACGAAAAAATTGACAGTGTGTATCTCGAAGACTTGCGCGAGTTTAAAGAGTCCGCGCTCGGTCACGCGATTCTCGACGGCGCGGTGCCGGAGGAGTTGCGCGGTTTGGGGTTGGAGCGTGTTGCGGGAGAAGTGAAAGCGATGTTGGAAAAAGTGTGATGACGCTGCGCGGATTGCTCGATCATTTCTGCAGTCAAAAGAAGACGGGCATCAGTCAATTG is a genomic window containing:
- a CDS encoding MarR family transcriptional regulator, whose protein sequence is MSKKTEDGSSSAKRHFAEEVGLMFDQEGLPQMAGRIWGWMLICESPQVSLQELAEVLNASKGSISTMSRLLIRAGVIERIAIPGHRRDHVRLKSGGWTHYVEESMLRVSAYRALAERGLELLEGKDPTARATLTELRDLYAFFEQEMPALMDRWERKRKSAR
- a CDS encoding MBL fold metallo-hydrolase, whose translation is MILDTLVVGPLGVNCYLIGDAETRQAIVIDPGGNARDILKAIERLKLQVTLIVNTHAHFDHVIALSEIRVATRAPFVLHAEEAPVLAHAQASAALFGMTVRQPDPADRLLEEGDDIRVGSLAFKVLHTPGHTPGGLCLSGEQCVITGDTLFQGSIGRTDLPGGDYVTLMQSIRDKLLMLPDATVVYPGHGDATTMGEERALNPFLRPLITGQWNV
- a CDS encoding efflux RND transporter periplasmic adaptor subunit; translated protein: MSKRNVFIGIILLIVVVGAFLATGGSNPLAPKSTPTPVAAFDELDYLVTASGTLLPIKRANLGFTVPGKIVKVEVAENDVVKPGAVLARLEAAELEAAVAAARAQLAQLKAGPTKEDIAIAQATLANAQAQLAKVRAPVVVEDVAIARAALESTAAIMRDAQSQYDRVRNDPQVGMYPESQKLHLATQEYRIAEARYKQVTKGAIAEDVRIAESAVNVAQANMNRVQAGARPEEIAAAQARLDQALAALNATILTAPFGGTIAALNAREGETVAPGVSVITLGDLSALRLETDDLSETSIARVKIGQSVTVTFEALSGKKFNGTVLSIAPIASAKQGGTNYTVTVQVEKLDPVLRWGMTGHVEINTR
- a CDS encoding ABC transporter ATP-binding protein, which codes for MADAKKTVVETRDLTKIYGDGEGVRALDGVNLQILAGEFVAVMGPSGSGKSTLLNILGALDRPTRGVCLVNGQDLAKVRDLDRFRSKTVGFVFQLHNLIPTLTSVENIEVPLQEEKMTDPARRARALRLLELVGLADRVHFLPNQLSGGQRQRVAIARALANQPAIILADEPTGNLDSKSTDEIMDLLRRLNREQGTTFIVVTHNPAVARAADRIVTVRDGKILRDEKIDSVYLEDLREFKESALGHAILDGAVPEELRGLGLERVAGEVKAMLEKV
- a CDS encoding isoprenylcysteine carboxylmethyltransferase family protein, which gives rise to MEKGLNAQEQTALSKSTIRKAVAGLVVITAFPAAIMFLAAGRLDWWEAWLMIGVLAISTIMSRVIMLRKYPELAMERARWTENRNTKAWDKQLMPIVALYGPALMWLVAGLDKRLSASPPLAVELEIAAFALVILGYLFSIWAFLENKFFSAVVRIQTERGHTVVNTGPYRWVRHPGYAGGIVGYLITPIALGTLWVFLPAVLTGIAVIARTALEDQTLQNELAGYREYAARVRYRLLPGVW
- a CDS encoding ABC transporter permease, producing MVFKNLMRRKTRTLLTVIGIAIGVAAVIALGAFAEGFINSYATILTSSGADVIVTQGDAADIILSAVDDTVGPQVSALPGVSKISGVLLGMITTPDVPYFVVFGLAPNEFGIGHYKIINGAKIAGARQVLLGKVAAKSFKKQVGDNFKIQGVSFRVVGIYETGQNIEEMGAVLALKEAQEIFKKPRQVTYYQLQVQRPEATTPVIAEIERRFPKLTASRSSTFMDDQQETQMLRAMGWFIGLLAIIAGGLVMMNTMLMSVFERTREIGVLCALGWRRGRVLRLIFGEAIVLSILGGILGVVLAIALVYWLNQLPALIGFLDNAITPALIAQGMVTALFLGVVGGLYPAWRAAGLQPVEAVRYEGAGSSAKTKTGNSFLGNIGGIAFRNVFRQRTRTVLTALAIGVGVGLAVTLGGMAEGLMGQLGAIGSQSGELTITEAKASDMSLAAIDDKVGRWAAGLSPVQYVSGTLIGVTSMPGTPYFLVWELDPTSYAIRHYAITEGERMRLPREMIIGKVAAKNLKKKIGDAVTISGNSFRIVGIYETGVGYEDGAGVIALQEAQRIFKKPNQVSFYFVKLRDPGHAEVVSQQIEARWSEVSVSKSTEYAEKTNDMQSFRAMSNALSFVAILIGGVGIMNAMLMSVFERTREIGTLRALGWRRRRVVGMIVRESLLLSFLSGFAGIAFGVGLGTLLTLEPTMGVMLKGDYSPALLAQAMGVALVLGAVGAMYPAWRAANLSPIEALRYE